A section of the Hevea brasiliensis isolate MT/VB/25A 57/8 chromosome 17, ASM3005281v1, whole genome shotgun sequence genome encodes:
- the LOC110658337 gene encoding NAC domain-containing protein 7 isoform X2, with protein sequence MGYKDSTHQQPENMHSFSHVPPGFRFHPTEEELVDYYLRKKVNSRSIDPDVIKDVDLYKIEPWDLQEICQIGTEDQNEWYFFSHKDKKYPTGTRTNRATAAGFWKATGRDKAIYSKHDLIGMRKTLVFYKGRAPNGQKSDWIMHEYRLETDEYGTTQAKGWVVCRAFKKRIAAMRKVNEHESSSWYEDQVSFMHEEDSPKQNSQPDLNYHLSYWGKKDSELQFHRVLSSHEHFLQFPLLQSPKLLQAAAIVSGLDINQASTQEDQTRDQILHSLYVHQNNNGKGVDQVTDWRVLDKFVASQLSQEDVPKQNNNYSNATNNVFHSSDQANMLARHLNKQK encoded by the exons ATGGGTTACAAG GACTCAACTCATCAACAACCTGAGAACATGCACTCTTTTTCACATGTTCCTCCTGGTTTTCGGTTCCATCCCACCGAGGAAGAACTAGTTGATTACTACCTTAGGAAAAAGGTAAATTCAAGAAGCATTGACCCAGATGTCATTAAAGATGTTGACCTCTACAAAATCGAGCCGTGGGATCTTCAAG AAATATGCCAAATAGGGACAGAAGATCAAAATGAATGGTACTTTTTTAGCCATAAAGACAAGAAGTATCCAACTGGAACTCGCACCAATAGAGCCACTGCAGCTGGATTTTGGAAGGCAACAGGTAGAGACAAAGCAATCTATTCCAAGCATGACTTGATTGGAATGAGGAAGACCTTAGTCTTTTACAAAGGTCGAGCTCCAAATGGACAGAAATCAGACTGGATTATGCATGAGTATCGCCTTGAAACTGATGAATATGGTACTACACAGGCAA AAGGCTGGGTTGTGTGCAGGGCCTTCAAGAAGAGAATAGCAGCTATGCGGAAAGTGAACGAGCATGAATCAAGCAGTTGGTATGAGGATCAGGTTTCTTTCATGCATGAGGAGGATTCGCCCAAGCAAAACTCACAGCCTGATTTGAACTATCACCTCTCTTACTGGGGCAAGAAAGACTCGGAATTGCAGTTTCATCGAGTTCTCAGCAGCCATGAGCACTTCCTCCAGTTCCCACTTCTACAAAGCCCTAAACTGCTGCAAGCAGCTGCCATTGTGAGTGGACTAGACATAAACCAGGCAAGCACACAAGAAGATCAAACACGTGACCAAATCTTGCATTCTCTCTATGTTCACCAAAATAATAATGGGAAAGGAGTTGATCAAGTGACCGATTGGAGAGTTCTAGACAAGTTCGTTGCTTCTCAACTAAGCCAAGAGGACGTGCCTAAGCAAAATAATAACTACTCAAATGCAACCAACAACGTCTTCCACTCGTCAGACCAGGCAAATATGCTTGCTAGACACCTGAACAAGCAAAAATGA
- the LOC110658337 gene encoding NAC domain-containing protein 7 isoform X1, which yields MGYKLNGIQDSTHQQPENMHSFSHVPPGFRFHPTEEELVDYYLRKKVNSRSIDPDVIKDVDLYKIEPWDLQEICQIGTEDQNEWYFFSHKDKKYPTGTRTNRATAAGFWKATGRDKAIYSKHDLIGMRKTLVFYKGRAPNGQKSDWIMHEYRLETDEYGTTQAKGWVVCRAFKKRIAAMRKVNEHESSSWYEDQVSFMHEEDSPKQNSQPDLNYHLSYWGKKDSELQFHRVLSSHEHFLQFPLLQSPKLLQAAAIVSGLDINQASTQEDQTRDQILHSLYVHQNNNGKGVDQVTDWRVLDKFVASQLSQEDVPKQNNNYSNATNNVFHSSDQANMLARHLNKQK from the exons ATGGGTTACAAG TTGAATGGAATACAGGACTCAACTCATCAACAACCTGAGAACATGCACTCTTTTTCACATGTTCCTCCTGGTTTTCGGTTCCATCCCACCGAGGAAGAACTAGTTGATTACTACCTTAGGAAAAAGGTAAATTCAAGAAGCATTGACCCAGATGTCATTAAAGATGTTGACCTCTACAAAATCGAGCCGTGGGATCTTCAAG AAATATGCCAAATAGGGACAGAAGATCAAAATGAATGGTACTTTTTTAGCCATAAAGACAAGAAGTATCCAACTGGAACTCGCACCAATAGAGCCACTGCAGCTGGATTTTGGAAGGCAACAGGTAGAGACAAAGCAATCTATTCCAAGCATGACTTGATTGGAATGAGGAAGACCTTAGTCTTTTACAAAGGTCGAGCTCCAAATGGACAGAAATCAGACTGGATTATGCATGAGTATCGCCTTGAAACTGATGAATATGGTACTACACAGGCAA AAGGCTGGGTTGTGTGCAGGGCCTTCAAGAAGAGAATAGCAGCTATGCGGAAAGTGAACGAGCATGAATCAAGCAGTTGGTATGAGGATCAGGTTTCTTTCATGCATGAGGAGGATTCGCCCAAGCAAAACTCACAGCCTGATTTGAACTATCACCTCTCTTACTGGGGCAAGAAAGACTCGGAATTGCAGTTTCATCGAGTTCTCAGCAGCCATGAGCACTTCCTCCAGTTCCCACTTCTACAAAGCCCTAAACTGCTGCAAGCAGCTGCCATTGTGAGTGGACTAGACATAAACCAGGCAAGCACACAAGAAGATCAAACACGTGACCAAATCTTGCATTCTCTCTATGTTCACCAAAATAATAATGGGAAAGGAGTTGATCAAGTGACCGATTGGAGAGTTCTAGACAAGTTCGTTGCTTCTCAACTAAGCCAAGAGGACGTGCCTAAGCAAAATAATAACTACTCAAATGCAACCAACAACGTCTTCCACTCGTCAGACCAGGCAAATATGCTTGCTAGACACCTGAACAAGCAAAAATGA
- the LOC110658337 gene encoding NAC domain-containing protein 7 isoform X3 — protein MHSFSHVPPGFRFHPTEEELVDYYLRKKVNSRSIDPDVIKDVDLYKIEPWDLQEICQIGTEDQNEWYFFSHKDKKYPTGTRTNRATAAGFWKATGRDKAIYSKHDLIGMRKTLVFYKGRAPNGQKSDWIMHEYRLETDEYGTTQAKGWVVCRAFKKRIAAMRKVNEHESSSWYEDQVSFMHEEDSPKQNSQPDLNYHLSYWGKKDSELQFHRVLSSHEHFLQFPLLQSPKLLQAAAIVSGLDINQASTQEDQTRDQILHSLYVHQNNNGKGVDQVTDWRVLDKFVASQLSQEDVPKQNNNYSNATNNVFHSSDQANMLARHLNKQK, from the exons ATGCACTCTTTTTCACATGTTCCTCCTGGTTTTCGGTTCCATCCCACCGAGGAAGAACTAGTTGATTACTACCTTAGGAAAAAGGTAAATTCAAGAAGCATTGACCCAGATGTCATTAAAGATGTTGACCTCTACAAAATCGAGCCGTGGGATCTTCAAG AAATATGCCAAATAGGGACAGAAGATCAAAATGAATGGTACTTTTTTAGCCATAAAGACAAGAAGTATCCAACTGGAACTCGCACCAATAGAGCCACTGCAGCTGGATTTTGGAAGGCAACAGGTAGAGACAAAGCAATCTATTCCAAGCATGACTTGATTGGAATGAGGAAGACCTTAGTCTTTTACAAAGGTCGAGCTCCAAATGGACAGAAATCAGACTGGATTATGCATGAGTATCGCCTTGAAACTGATGAATATGGTACTACACAGGCAA AAGGCTGGGTTGTGTGCAGGGCCTTCAAGAAGAGAATAGCAGCTATGCGGAAAGTGAACGAGCATGAATCAAGCAGTTGGTATGAGGATCAGGTTTCTTTCATGCATGAGGAGGATTCGCCCAAGCAAAACTCACAGCCTGATTTGAACTATCACCTCTCTTACTGGGGCAAGAAAGACTCGGAATTGCAGTTTCATCGAGTTCTCAGCAGCCATGAGCACTTCCTCCAGTTCCCACTTCTACAAAGCCCTAAACTGCTGCAAGCAGCTGCCATTGTGAGTGGACTAGACATAAACCAGGCAAGCACACAAGAAGATCAAACACGTGACCAAATCTTGCATTCTCTCTATGTTCACCAAAATAATAATGGGAAAGGAGTTGATCAAGTGACCGATTGGAGAGTTCTAGACAAGTTCGTTGCTTCTCAACTAAGCCAAGAGGACGTGCCTAAGCAAAATAATAACTACTCAAATGCAACCAACAACGTCTTCCACTCGTCAGACCAGGCAAATATGCTTGCTAGACACCTGAACAAGCAAAAATGA